In the Sebastes fasciatus isolate fSebFas1 chromosome 20, fSebFas1.pri, whole genome shotgun sequence genome, one interval contains:
- the sstr2a gene encoding somatostatin receptor type 2 yields the protein MALDQWPFLPTPPNISMPEPLLYDSYIQGNESDLDLNISKAREPHQDKTSSVVITLIYFMVCAVGLCGNALVIYVILRYAKMKTVTNIYILNLAVADVLCMMSLPFIALQLTLVHWPFGEVLCRVIMTVDSLNQFTSIFCLMVMSIDRYLAVVHPIKSTKWRKPRVAKFINLTVWGVSLLVILPTMIFSGLDKVPVCGIVWPEPQDVYYTAFIIYTFFIGFFLPLAVICLCYLLIIVKVKSSGMRVGSTKRKRSERKVTQMVSIVVAVFVLCWLPFYIFNVTSVTSSINPTSAVKSTFDFVVVLGYANSCANPILYAFLSDNFKKSFQNVLCLKKVAGLDDIERSDSRADRSRMVHDAVTNLETHNAALLNGELQTSI from the exons ATGGCCTTGGATCAGTGGCCCTTTCTCCCGACTCCCCCCAACATCTCCATGCCCGAGCCTCTCCTGTACGACAGCTACATCCAGGGCAATGAGTCCGACCTGGACCTGAACATCTCCAAGGCCAGGGAGCCCCACCAGGACAAGACCAGCTCCGTGGTCATCACCTTGATCTACTTCATGGTGTGCGCCGTGGGGCTGTGCGGCAACGCCTTGGTCATATACGTCATCCTGCGCTATGCCAAAATGAAGACAGTGACTAACATCTACATCCTGAACCTGGCTGTGGCGGACGTTCTGTGCATGATGAGCCTGCCGTTCATCGCCCTGCAGCTGACTCTGGTGCACTGGCCCTTCGGAGAGGTGCTGTGCAGGGTGATCATGACTGTCG ACTCTCTCAATCAGTTCACCAGCATCTTCTGTCTGATGGTGATGAGCATCGATCGCTACTTGGCTGTGGTCCACCCTATTAAGTCCACGAAATGGCGGAAGCCTCGCGTGGCCAAGTTCATTAACCTGACAGTGTGGGGTGTGTCCCTATTAGTCATCCTACCTACTATGATCTTCAGTGGCCTTGACAAGGTGCCAGTATGTGGGATCGTGTGGCCAGAGCCCCAGGATGTCTACTACACGGCCTTCATAATCTACACATTCTTCATAGGATTCTTCCTGCCGCTGGCAGTCATATGTCTTTGCTACCTGCTCATTATAGTCAAG GTGAAGTCGTCTGGCATGCGGGTGGGTTCCACCAAGCGCAAGCGTTCTGAGCGCAAGGTGACACAGATGGTGTCCATCGTGGTTGCTGTGTTCGTCCTCTGCTGGCTGCCTTTCTACATCTTCAACGTCACCTCCGTCACCAGCTCCATCAACCCCACCTCCGCCGTGAAGAGCACCTTCGACTTCGTGGTGGTGCTCGGCTACGCCAACAGTTGCGCCAACCCCATCCTGTACGCCTTCCTGTCGGACAACTTCAAGAAGAGCTTTCAGAACGTCCTGTGCCTGAAGAAGGTGGCGGGCCTGGACGACATAGAGCGCAGCGACAGCAGGGCAGACAGGAGCAGGATGGTTCACGACGCCGTGACCAACTTGGAGACTCACAATGCTGCCTTGCTCAATGGCGAGCTGCAGACCAGCATCTGA